In Portunus trituberculatus isolate SZX2019 chromosome 28, ASM1759143v1, whole genome shotgun sequence, one genomic interval encodes:
- the LOC123510370 gene encoding host cell factor 2-like isoform X1, which yields MAAPILKWKRVTNTTGLQPRPRHGHRAVAIKDLMVVFGGGNEGIVDELHVYNTATNQWFVPPVKGDVPPGCAAYGFVVDGTRILVFGGMVEYGKYSNELYELQASRWEWKRVKPRLPRNGPPPCPRLGHSFTLIGNKVFLFGGLANDSEDPKNNIPKYLNDLYTLELRSNSNVMSWDIPDTYGSPPPPRESHTGVAYTSKDKPKLVIYGGMSGTRLGDLWILDINTMNWERPTVSGIHPLPRSLHSATLLGTRMFVFGGWVPLLMEEVKGPINEKSEWKCTNTLACLNLESMAWEDVLMDKFEEQMPRARAGHCSVGIHTRLFVWSGRDGYRKAWNNQVCCKDLWYLETSVPGSPGRVQLVRASTSTLEVCWGATPTADAYLLQIQKYDIPTPASTASTPTTPTSTPATPATPVSKPITLTQTVLRPATPGAVTPGAPTPLTPTSPQTIRAGPNIVRVRTPGAGQIKVIGAGGQTTQILRPATTTTTTSQSGMTGIAALAAAAAATQKITTSTGTGASPTTVKVVQPNTLVTTPGLKVATTIAGQTVRLVAPTGQFLNNQGTTVAAPGGKQFILQKSVVPGSQPQIVTLVKTSKGLTPMSKVNLVQSKAGVAGQGATIVKLVTTQAGGAGKPVMTTTTSQAGQILSLPAGTQAAGKAVGQGQNIVIAKQQLGTTTVGGKQTIVITKPGTGGPSGVRPQTSQIIVVTTASAVRGLQPAATTPITTPAGAQPAQVSAGGGVKMIVVSSGGVGGTTTTQAITKPMTITVAGQAGQAGANTKTVTIAAKTGTPSTTALLNTGSGQIIAVPTQGLLQTGQQALTIGGKPVTVQVTTTGGQKTVTLVTSQASSHATTNTTSSATSSQPSTSLASAGDGPVTSDAALAALAAEAGLIMPTEGDQNSEQMATGTGTQENTESSGEGQSGDAAKAAVKGGVAEPATEGGEAKRQEGNSVSGEGSENTIKQEPMDPDGMTEPTNPTTATTSSSGGSGETGDTTDPLATLASAAINSSLSTTTPTIKTEEPTPTFANGLTQESNDTKKPECDWFDVGIIRGTVCTVQAYYLPTEAEAIKNETYTDAEGEVTERKASGIEVKLQPGTAYKFRVAGINACGRGPWSEVSAFKTCLPGYPGAPSAIKISKSTEGAHLSWEPPQNAAGDIVEYSVYLAIKNATNQQQESGSGGAHLAFMRVYCGASNMCTVLNSQLAAAHIDTTNKPAIIFRIAARNDKGYGPATQVRWLQDSVVGGAAGGQKAVMRRPATDNRSPVTVKKFKADGEPML from the exons CAATGAACTATATGAACTCCAGGCGTCCCGCTGGGAGTGGAAGCGTGTCAAGCCTCGGCTGCCACGCAATGGCCCCCCGCCCTGCCCCCGCCTGGGCCACTCCTTCACCCTTATTGGCAACAAAGTGTTTCTCTTCGGTGGACTGGCCAATGACAGCGAGGACCCCAAGAACAACATCCCCAA GTACCTTAATGATCTCTACACGCTGGAGCTGAGGTCAAATTCAAACGTCATGTCATGGGACATTCCTGACACTTATGgctcaccgccaccgccacgagAGTCACACACAGGTGTGGCGTACACCAGCAAGGACAAGCCCAAGCTGGTGATTTATGGCGGCATGAGTGGCACGCGACTTGGAGACCTGTGGATCCTGGATATAA ACACCATGAACTGGGAGCGGCCAACAGTAAGTGGAATTCACCCTCTGCCTCGCTCCCTGCACTCAGCCACCCTGCTCGGCACCAGAATGTTTGTGTTTGGCGGCTGGGTTCCTCTTctgatggaggaggtgaagggaccCATCAATgagaagtcagagtggaaatGCACCAACACCTTGGCTTGTTTGAATCtag AAAGCATGGCGTGGGAGGACGTCTTGATGGACAAGTTTGAGGAGCAGATGCCACGTGCTCGAGCTGGCCACTGCTCTGTTGGCATCCACACACGCCTCTTTGTGTGGTCTGGCAGGGACGGCTACAGGAAAGCTTGGAACAATCAG GTGTGCTGTAAGGACCTGTGGTACTTGGAGACCAGTGTGCCGGGCTCTCCAGGACGAGTGCAGTTGGTGAGGGCTTCCACATCTACCCTGGAGGTGTGCTGGGGCGCCACACCCACTGCCGACGCCTACCTCCTCCAG ATACAAAAATATGATATTCCAACTCCAGCCTCCACTGCATCAACTCCTACCACCCCCACCAGCACTCCTGCCACCCCCGCCACCCCTGTCAGCAAGCCCATCACTCTCACCCAGACTGTGCTGCGGCCAGCCACCCCCGGGGCCGTCACCCCAGGGGCCCCCACCCCCCTCACACCTACCTCACCCCAGACAATCAGAG CCGGCCCCAACATCGTACGTGTCCGAACCCCTGGGGCTGGCCAGATCAAGGTGATTGGTGCCGGGGGACAGACCACACAGATCCTGCGACcggcgaccaccaccaccaccacttcccagAGCGGTATGACGGGGATTGCTGCCTtggccgccgccgctgccgccacccagaagatcaccaccagcacaggGACGGGTGCTTCCCCAACAACAGTGAAGGTGGTGCAGCCCAACACCTTGGTGACCACACCGGGACTGAAGGTGGCCACTACCATTGCTGGCCAGACTGTCAGACTCGTGGCACCAACAGGCCAG TTTCTGAATAACCAGGGAACCACCGTGGCAGCTCCAGGTGGCAAGCAGTTCATCCTCCAGAAGAGTGTGGTGCCTGGATCACAGCCTCAGATTGTCACCCTTGTCAAGACCAGTAAAGGCCTCACCCCT ATGTCAAAGGTGAATTTGGTGCAGAGCAAAGCTGGCGTTGCTGGCCAAGGAGCAACCATTGTCAAGCTGGTCACCACACAGGCTGGAGGAGCTGGGAAGCCTGTCatgaccactaccacctcccAGGCTGGCCAGATCCTGAGCCTCCCTGCAGGCACTCAGGCTGCAGGGAAGGCCGTGGGGCAGGGCCAGAATATTGTCATTGCCAAGCAGCAG CTGGGCACCACTACTGTCGGTGGCAAGCAGACGATAGTAATAACCAAGCCTGGCACTGGAGGACCCAGCGGAGTGCGACCACAAACTTCCCAAATCATTGTGGTGACAACAGCCTCGGCAGTGAGGGGCCTGCAGCCGGCCgccaccacccccatcaccaccccaGCGGGAGCACAGCCAGCCCAG GTGTCCGCTGGTGGGGGTGTTAAGATGATTGTGGTGTCATCTGGGGGTGTtggaggcaccaccaccacccaggccATCACCAAGCCCATGACCATCACTGTGGCAGGCCAGGCTGGCCAGGCTGGTGCCAACACCAAGACGGTCACCATAGCTGCCAAAACTGGCACACCAAGCACCACTGCACTCCTCAACACAGGCTCAGGACAGATTATTGCAGTGCCAACACAAGGGCTCCTGCAGACTGGCCAACAA GCACTCACCATTGGGGGAAAACCTGTAACAGTACAAGTGACAACGACTGGCGGCCAGAAGACCGTGACCTTGGTGACCTCTCAGGCCAGCAGCcatgccaccaccaacaccactagcTCAGCCACCTCCAGCCAGCCCTCCACTTCCTTGGCCAGTGCCGGGGACGGGCCAGTCACCTCTGATGCTGCCCTGGCCGCACTGGCCGCTGAGGCAGGCCTGATCATGCCCACAGAAGGTGACCAGAACAGTGAACAGATGGCCACGGGCACCGGCACACAGGAAAACACGGAGAGTAGTGGGGAGGGTCAGTCTGGGGACGCAGCAAAGGCAGCTGTCAAGGGTGGTGTGGCTGAGCCTGCAACAGAGGGTGGGGAGGCCAAGCGACAGGAAGGGAACAGTGTCAGTGGTGAGGGCAGTGAAAACACGATAAAACAAGAGCCCATGGACCCTGATGGCATGACAGAGCCCACCAATCCCACCACAGCGACGaccagcagcagcggtggcagTGGGGAGACCGGTGACACCACAGACCCCTTGGCCACCCTGGCATCAGCCGCCATCAACTCCTCCCTCAGTACAACCACTCCAACCATCAAAACAGAGGAACCCACACCCACCTTTGCCAACGGCCTCACACAGGAGTCG AATGACACCAAGAAGCCGGAGTGTGACTGGTTTGACGTGGGCATCATCCGAGGGACGGTGTGCACAGTACAAGCGTACTACCTTCCCACCGAGGCCGAGGCCATCAAGAATGAGACCTACACAGACGCCGAGGGGGAGGTCACCGAGAGGAAAGCCAGCGGCATTGAGGTCAAGCTGCAGCCTGGCACGGCATACAAGTTCAGGGTGGCGGGGATCAACGCCTGTGGCCGAGGACCATGGAGTGAGGTGTCTGCCTTCAAGACCTGCCTCCCTGGCTACCCCGGGGCACCCTCAGCCATCAAGATCTCCAAGTCGACAGAGGGCGCCCACCTGTCCTGGGAGCCGCCTCAGAATGCTGCTGGGGACATCGTGGAGTACTCTGTGTACCTGGCCATCAAGAATGCCACCAATCAGCAGCAG GAGAGTGGGAGTGGAGGTGCACACCTTGCATTTATGCGTGTGTACTGCGGTGCCAGCAACATGTGCACGGTGCTCAACTCACAGCTGGCGGCGGCACACATCGACACTACAAACAAGCCTGCCATCATTTTCCGAATAGCTGCCAGGAATGACAAAGGCTATGGCCCAGCCACTCAAGTCAGGTGGTTGCAAG ACTCTGTGGTGGGTGGTGCAGCCGGGGGCCAGAAGGCGGTGATGCGGCGACCAGCGACAGACAACAGATCACCAGTGACTGTGAAGAAGTTCAAGGCCGACGGAGAGCCAATGCTATAG